One Lucilia cuprina isolate Lc7/37 chromosome 4, ASM2204524v1, whole genome shotgun sequence DNA segment encodes these proteins:
- the LOC111689639 gene encoding peptidyl-prolyl cis-trans isomerase G: MTVTNGGGSSANRPRCFFDISLGGLPVGRIVFELYNDLAPKTAENFRALCTGEKGTGLVTGKQLHYKNVIFHRVVKDFMIQSGDFSAGNGTGGESIYGGTFEDESFDIKHDRPFLLSMANRGKNTNGSQFFITTQPAPHLDNVHVVFGEVLSGQDLIRQLEDLPVDRNSRPLQDAVISNCGELVRQVKVKKDKKKKKRAATVSSSENDSVSDSETEKRSKRKEKKKKKKRSKSSDKEKSDSEKELEEGEATGDDEEGEIHPLVTVTKIDPDEIPEVSNKFLMRDDRSKRSQDKEDGREASRDHQEKNDGRSSFGWSKKKVPTSRSGRIIKGRGVFRFRTPSRSRSRSTTPPHWKRAQNRTIKMSDLERIEEEKKMREEEIRRREIERKKRHEEAAKNPKKSFFELSHGDKDVEGAESPERNVSRRQHDDKQDEKNRTKERGARSDEREKERERAKDKESVRSRKDSKGEKEKIEQSRVQERKKTPERKKSVDLNALDYEHQPDSENELDNTADLDESLNKRARTTSSTFAKDNQKTLSSSNNERKTERSEKERSRKDSSTREKEREREKERERTKEKEKDKTAKKARNSRSRSKSRSKSRERSRSKSRSNSRSPSRSKRRRSPFRNDRRMPMRRQGFRSPLRRNNFRGRRGNPFGDRRRRSRSGDRFRNRYPLSPLRRHSPQERRRSRDRRDQSRSRSRSRSAGRGQRDRGRIVGGGDRDRRDRSRDRRSRSKSKSRTPSRNQRRGNRSRSRSPKRSRSTERRQRKSSDRHSSPKKSNEQNTSASSGSMTEEKAAREKQQKRAEALLMFKDHMRKEIAKEEEKRAERQRIEDLEKEKTARELEQLERLKQETLKKLEEHEKLKKLTVIAAVAAAVSSTNDDKDEKSRDKKKKRKKSKKHARSSSASDSD; the protein is encoded by the exons ATGACGGTGACCAATGGCGGTGGCAGTAGTGCAAATAGACCGCGTTGTTTCTTTGACATATCACTTGGTGGTCTACCAGTGGGTCGTATAGTTTTTGAACTTTATAACGATTTGGCACCAAAGACCGCTGAAAATTTTCGTGCATTGTGTACGGGTGAAAAGGGCACGGGCCTGGTGACGGGAAAGCAATTGCACtacaaaaatgtcatatttcatCGTGTTGTCAAAGATTTTATGATACAGTCTGGTGATTTTTCAGCTGGCAATGGCACTGGTGGCGAATCTATTTATGGTGGTACATTTGAGG ATGAAAGTTTTGATATAAAACATGATCGTCCTTTTTTACTTTCCATGGCAAATCGTGGTAAAAACACCAATGGCTCCCAGTTCTTTAT TACTACACAACCTGCTCCACATTTGGACAA tgttCATGTTGTTTTCGGTGAAGTTTTATCGGGTCAAGATTTAATACGCCAATTAGAAGATTTGCCAGTCGATCGTAATTCACGTCCTTTACAAGATGCTGTTATCAGTAATTGTGGTGAATTAGTGCGCCAGGTTAAGG ttaaaaaagacaagaagaaaaagaaacggGCTGCTACCGTTTCTTCTAGTGAGAATGATTCTGTTAGCGATTCTGAGACTGAAAAACGTAGCAAGCGCaaggagaaaaaaaagaaaaagaaacgtTCCAAGTCGAGTGACAAGGAAAA ATCTGATTCGGAAAAAGAGCTTGAAGAAGGAGAAGCTACTGGAGACGATGAAGAAGGTGAAATACATCCTTTAGTGACAGTTACAAAAATTGATCCAGATGAAATTCCAGAA gtttctaataaatttttaatgcgTGATGATCGTTCTAAAAGATCACAAGATAAAGAGGATGGTCGTGAGGCTTCACGTGACCATCAGGAAAAGAATGATGGACGCAGTTCTTTTGGTTGGTCCAAGAAAAAGGTACCAACATCACGCAGCGGTCGCATTATAAAAGGCAGAGGTGTTTTC cgTTTTCGCACTCCATCTCGTTCACGCTCTCGTAGTACTACGCCGCCTCATTGGAAGCGCGCACAAAACCGTACTATAAAAATGTCAGACTTGGAGCGTATCGAAGAGGAGAAGAAAATGCGTGAGGAGGAAATAAGGAGGCGTGAAATAGAGCGTAAGAAACGTCACGAAGAAGCAGCCAAAAATCCCAAGAAATCATTTTTTGAATTGTCTCATGGAGACAAAGATGTTGAAGGTGCTGAGTCTCCTGAGCGTAATGTGTCTAGACGTCAGCATGATGACAAGCAAGATGAAAAGAATAGGACTAAAGAACGCGGTGCACGCAGTGATGAACGTGAAAAAGAAAGAGAGCGTGCAAAGGATAAGGAAAGTGTAAGAAGTCGTAAAGACTCCAAgggagaaaaagaaaaaatagaacAGTCCCGTGTGCAGGAACGTAAAAAAACACCCGAACGTAAAAAGTCAGTTGATCTGAATGCCTTAGACTATGAACATCAACCTGATAGCGAAAACGAACTAGATAACACAGCTGATCTAGATGAGTCCTTAAACAAGAGAGCACGTACTACTTCGTCAACGTTTGCAAAAGATAATCAAAAGACTTTATCATCTTCAAATAATGAACGTAAGACAGAACGTTCTGAAAAAGAAAGAAGCCGTAAGGATAGTTCGACAAGGGAAAAAGAACGAGAAAGGGAAAAGGAAAGAGAAAGaacaaaagaaaaggaaaaggaCAAGACGGCTAAAAAAGCTCGTAATTCACGTTCTCGCTCTAAGTCACGTTCGAAATCTAGAGAACGATCACGCAGTAAATCTCGTTCTAATTCCAGATCCCCTTCACGTTCAAAACGTCGCCGTTCTCCCTTCCGCAATGACCGTCGTATGCCCATGCGTCGTCAAGGTTTCCGTTCGCCCTTACGTCGCAACAATTTTCGTGGTCGCAGAGGAAATCCATTTGGTGATCGACGACGTCGTTCTCGTTCTGGTGATCGTTTCCGCAACCGTTATCCACTTTCACCTCTCCGAAGACATTCACCACAAGAGCGTAGGCGATCAAGGGATCGTCGCGATCAATCAAGAAGTCGCTCTCGATCACGTTCGGCTGGACGTGGTCAACGTGATCGTGGCAGAATTGTAGGTGGAGGTGATAGAGATAGACGAGATCGTAGTCGTGATCGGCGTTCTAGGTCAAAATCTAAATCACGAACGCCTTCACGCAATCAACGCCGTGGAAATCGTTCTAGGTCACGATCACCTAAACGTTCTCGTTCTACAGAGCGACGTCAAAGAAAATCTAGTGATCGTCACTCCTCACCAAAGAAATCGAATGAACAAAACACATCCGCCTCTAGTGGCAGTATGACCGAAGAAAAAGCTGCCCGTGAAAAACAACAGAAACGTGCCGAAGCTCTGCTGATGTTTAAAGATCACATGCGCAAAGAGATTGCCAAAGAGGAGGAAAAACGCGCCGAGAGGCAACGTATTGAAGatttggaaaaagaaaaaactgctAGAGAATTGGAACAGCTAGAACGTTTAAAGCAAGAAACACTCAAAAAATTAGAGGAACATGAGAAACTTAAGAAACTAACAGTTATAGCAGCAGTGGCAGCCGCTGTTAGCTCTACCAACGATGACAAAGATGAAAAATCGCGCGATAAGAAAAAGAAACGTAAGAAATCCAAGAAACATGCGCGATCTTCTTCAGCTTCCGACTCTGATTGA
- the LOC111689383 gene encoding 26S proteasome regulatory subunit 7 — translation MPDYLGDDQRKVKHEEKEEKEIKSLDEGDIELLKTYGQSQYHKAIKIIEEDIQKAVKQVNELTGIKESDTGLAPPALWDLAADKQILQNEQPLQVARCTKIINADSDDPKYIINVKQFAKFVVDLADSVAPTDIEEGMRVGVDRNKYQIHIPLPPKIDPTVTMMQVEEKPDVTYSDVGGCKEQIEKLREVVETPLLHPEKFVNLGIEPPKGVLLFGPPGTGKTLCARAVANRTDACFIRVIGSELVQKYVGEGARMVRELFEMARSKKACLIFFDEIDAIGGARFDDGAGGDNEVQRTMLELINQLDGFDPRGNIKVLMATNRPDTLDPALMRPGRLDRKVEFGLPDLEGRSHIFKIHARSMSVERDIRFELLARLCPNSTGAEIRSVCTEAGMFAIRARRKVATEKDFLEAVNKVIKSYAKFSATPRYMTYN, via the coding sequence ATGCCCGATTACTTAGGAGACGATCAACGTAAAGTTAAACACGAAGAAAAGgaagaaaaagaaatcaaatcaTTAGATGAGGGCGATATTGAACTATTGAAAACCTATGGCCAGAGTCAGTACCACAAAGCCATTAAAATCATTGAGGAAGACATACAGAAAGCTGTGAAGCAGGTGAATGAATTGACAGGCATCAAGGAAAGTGATACAGGTCTAGCACCACCAGCTCTCTGGGATTTGGCCGCCGATAAGCAAATATTGCAAAATGAACAGCCGCTTCAGGTGGCCAGATGCACTAAAATCATTAATGCCGACTCCGATGATCCCAAGTATATTATCAATGTTAAACAATTTGCCAAATTTGTGGTAGATTTGGCCGATTCAGTTGCTCCAACAGATATTGAAGAGGGTATGCGTGTAGGCGTGGATCGCAACAAATATCAAATTCATATACCCTTGCCACCTAAGATTGATCCCACAGTAACAATGATGCAGGTGGAAGAAAAACCAGATGTAACCTATAGTGATGTGGGTGGTTGTAAGGAACAAATTGAGAAATTGCGCGAAGTTGTGGAGACTCCATTGTTGCATCCCGAAAAGTTCGTCAACTTGGGTATCGAACCTCCCAAAGGAGTTTTGCTCTTTGGACCCCCTGGTACCGGTAAAACTTTGTGTGCCCGTGCTGTGGCCAATCGCACAGATGCTTGTTTCATTCGTGTTATTGGTTCGGAACTGGTACAAAAGTATGTGGGTGAAGGTGCTCGTATGGTTAGAGAACTTTTCGAAATGGCACGATCCAAAAAGGCCTGCTTGATTTTCTTTGATGAAATCGATGCCATTGGTGGTGCTCGTTTCGATGACGGTGCTGGTGGCGATAATGAAGTTCAACGTACCATGTTGGAACTCATTAATCAATTGGACGGTTTTGATCCCAGAGGCAACATTAAAGTGCTTATGGCTACCAACAGACCCGACACCTTGGATCCTGCTCTTATGCGTCCCGGTCGTCTAGATCGTAAAGTAGAATTTGGTTTACCCGATTTGGAGGGTCGTTCCCATATCTTTAAGATTCATGCTCGTTCGATGTCCGTTGAACGCGATATACGTTTTGAGCTTTTGGCCCGTTTGTGTCCTAATTCGACTGGTGCTGAAATTCGTTCGGTCTGCACGGAGGCTGGTATGTTTGCTATACGTGCACGCCGCAAGGTAGCCACCGAAAAAGATTTCTTGGAAGCTGTCAATAAGGTCATTAAGAGTTATGCCAAATTTAGTGCTACCCCTCGTTACATGACCTataattaa
- the LOC111689368 gene encoding glutamine--fructose-6-phosphate aminotransferase [isomerizing] 2 translates to MCGIFAYLNYLTPKTRHEVLDLLVNGLKRLEYRGYDSTGVAIDALGEHHDIMMVKRSGKVKVLEDAINELCASADYTAPLTTHVGIAHTRWATHGVPSELNSHPQRSDLDNSFVVVHNGIITNYKDVKTLLEKRGYVFESETDTEVIAKLVHHLWQQHPSYTFRELVEQTIQQLEGAFAVAFKSKHFPGECVASRRGSPLLVGIKTKTRLATDHIPILYAKEHRPMGHGGLQPVLPIVSRAEIHSEFMPLEDSEVEYFFASDASAVIEHTNRVIYLEDDDVAAVKDGALSIHRLKRCLDDPHAREITTLKTEIQQIMKGNYDYFMLKEIYEQPESVVNTMRGRVRFDNHTIVLGGIKEYIPEIKRCRRLMLIGCGTSYHSAVATRQLLEELTELPVMVELASDFLDRHTPIFRDDVCFFISQSGETADTLMALRYCKQRGALIVGITNTVGSSICRESHCGVHINAGPEIGVASTKAYTSQFISLVMFALVMSEDRLSLQQRRQEIIKGLSNLADQIREVLKLDSKIQELAKDLYQHKSLLIMGRGYNFATCLEGALKVKELTYMHSEGILAGELKHGPLALVDDEMPVLMIVLRDPVYVKCMNALQQVTSRKGRPIIICEEGDEDTKSFSSRSLEIPRTVDCLQGILTVIPMQLLSYHIAVLRGCDVDCPRNLAKSVTVE, encoded by the coding sequence atgtgtGGTATATTTGCTTATCTAAATTACTTGACACCAAAAACACGCCATGAAGTGTTGGACTTGTTGGTCAATGGCTTAAAACGTTTGGAATACAGAGGCTATGATTCAACTGGTGTTGCCATTGATGCCTTGGGTGAGCACCATGACATCATGATGGTCAAGAGAAGTGGCAAAGTAAAGGTTTTAGAAGATGCCATAAATGAGCTATGTGCTAGCGCAGATTACACGGCTCCATTGACTACACATGTGGGTATAGCTCATACCAGATGGGCTACTCACGGTGTACCTTCAGAACTCAATTCTCATCCTCAACGGTCTGATTTGGATAATAGTTTTGTGGTGGTGCACAATGGCATTATTACCAATTACAAGGATGTTAAAACTTTGCTGGAAAAGCGTGGTTATGTATTTGAATCTGAAACTGATACAGAAGTCATAGCAAAATTGGTTCATCATTTGTGGCAACAACATCCTTCGTATACATTCCGTGAGTTGGTAGAACAGACCATTCAACAGTTAGAGGGAGCTTTTGCTGTAGCATTCAAATCGAAACACTTTCCTGGGGAATGTGTGGCTTCACGTCGTGGCTCTCCTTTGTTGGTAGGCATAAAAACCAAAACCCGCTTGGCCACCGATCACATTCCGATACTCTATGCCAAAGAACATCGCCCTATGGGTCATGGTGGTCTACAGCCCGTCTTGCCCATAGTCTCACGCGCCGAAATTCATTCTGAGTTTATGCCATTAGAAGATTCAGAAGTGGAGTATTTCTTTGCTTCAGATGCTTCAGCCGTAATTGAACACACAAATCGTGTTATTTACTTGGaagatgatgatgttgctgctgtCAAGGACGGTGCCTTAAGTATCCATCGCCTCAAACGTTGTTTAGATGATCCCCATGCTCGTGAAATTACCACCTTAAAGACGGAAATACAACAGATTATGAAGGGGAACTATGACTACTTTATGTTGAAAGAAATTTATGAACAACCCGAATCAGTGGTTAATACCATGAGGGGAAGAGTACGTTTCGATAATCATACCATTGTCTTAGGTGGGATTAAGGAATACATACCAGAAATTAAAAGATGTAGACGATTGATGTTGATTGGTTGTGGCACCTCGTATCATAGTGCTGTGGCCACTAGACAACTTTTAGAAGAATTAACCGAACTTCCCGTAATGGTGGAATTGGCTTCTGATTTTCTAGATCGTCACACCCCGATATTTCGTGATGATGTTTGCTTCTTTATTTCGCAATCCGGCGAAACCGCTGACACTCTTATGGCTTTGAGGTATTGCAAACAACGTGGCGCCTTAATTGTAGGCATAACCAATACTGTGGGCAGTAGTATATGTCGAGAATCTCATTGCGGTGTTCATATTAATGCTGGTCCTGAAATAGGTGTAGCTTCAACAAAAGCCTATACTTCACAATTCATTTCGCTTGTAATGTTTGCCTTAGTAATGTCCGAAGATCGTCTGTCATTGCAACAAAGAAGACAGGAAATCATAAAAGGTCTCTCCAATTTAGCGGATCAAATACGTGAAGTTCTTAAGCTGGATTCTAAGATTCAGGAATTGGCCAAAGATTTATATCAACATAAGTCTCTTTTAATTATGGGTCGTGGTTATAATTTCGCCACCTGCCTAGAAGGTGCCTTAAAAGTCAAAGAACTTACGTATATGCATAGTGAAGGTATATTAGCTGGAGAACTCAAACATGGTCCCTTGGCTCTGGTGGACGATGAGATGCCTGTCTTAATGATTGTTTTACGCGATCCCGTTTATGTCAAGTGTATGAATGCCCTGCAACAGGTGACTTCACGTAAAGGCCGCCCCATCATTATCTGCGAAGAAGGTGATGAAGACACTAAATCGTTTTCTTCGCGTAGTTTGGAAATACCACGTACTGTAGATTGTCTTCAAGGCATTTTGACCGTCATACCCATGCAGTTGTTGTCATACCACATTGCCGTCTTAAGAGGCTGTGATGTTGATTGTCCGCGAAATCTTGCCAAATCGGTAACGgtagaatag